A single region of the Bacteroides luhongzhouii genome encodes:
- a CDS encoding tetratricopeptide repeat protein — protein sequence MKRVLFSMVLLMAVSFSFAQMKNVKEAKSMANDVKPNFKQAEQLIKEAMKNPETKDLADTWDVAGFIQKRINEEQMKNAFLKKPYDTLKVYNSILKMYEYYTKCDELAEIPNEKGKVKNKYRKANASSMLAERPNLINGGIQYFNLDKNKEALKFFATYVESASYPMLADKELAKNDTLLPQIAYYATLAADRVGDKDAIIKYAPSALSDKDGGKFAMQLMADAYKAKGDTAAWIKALEEGILKFPGNDYFFANLVDYYNSSNQASKAMEFADRMLSNDPNNKLYLYVKAYLYHNMKEYDNAIEYYKKAIAADPEYAEAYSNVGLVYLMKAQDYADKATTDINDPKYAEAQAVVKKFYEEAKPFYEKARALKPDQQDLWLQGLYRVYYNLNMGPEFEEIDKLMK from the coding sequence ATGAAAAGAGTATTATTTTCGATGGTTTTATTGATGGCTGTTAGCTTCTCATTTGCACAGATGAAGAATGTGAAAGAAGCAAAGAGTATGGCTAATGACGTAAAACCTAATTTTAAGCAGGCTGAGCAGCTTATTAAAGAAGCTATGAAGAATCCTGAAACGAAGGATCTTGCTGACACATGGGACGTTGCTGGATTTATTCAGAAACGTATCAACGAAGAGCAAATGAAAAATGCTTTTTTGAAAAAACCGTATGATACATTGAAAGTGTATAATAGCATTCTGAAAATGTATGAGTACTATACTAAGTGTGATGAATTAGCGGAAATACCTAATGAAAAGGGGAAAGTTAAAAACAAATACCGGAAAGCAAATGCTTCAAGTATGTTGGCTGAACGTCCTAATTTGATCAATGGTGGTATTCAGTATTTTAACTTGGATAAGAATAAAGAAGCCTTGAAATTCTTTGCAACATATGTTGAATCAGCTTCTTATCCGATGCTAGCTGATAAAGAATTGGCTAAAAACGATACGCTTCTTCCGCAAATTGCATATTACGCAACATTAGCTGCTGATAGAGTAGGCGATAAAGATGCGATTATTAAATATGCTCCTTCAGCTTTATCTGATAAGGATGGTGGCAAATTTGCAATGCAGTTGATGGCTGATGCTTATAAGGCTAAAGGTGATACTGCTGCATGGATTAAGGCATTGGAAGAGGGGATCCTTAAGTTCCCTGGAAATGATTATTTCTTCGCTAATTTGGTTGATTATTATAATAGCTCTAACCAAGCTTCAAAAGCTATGGAGTTTGCTGATAGAATGTTATCTAATGATCCAAACAATAAGTTGTATTTGTATGTAAAAGCATATCTTTATCATAATATGAAAGAATATGATAATGCAATCGAATACTACAAGAAAGCTATTGCGGCTGATCCGGAATATGCAGAAGCATACTCTAATGTAGGTTTGGTATATTTGATGAAAGCGCAGGATTATGCCGATAAAGCAACAACAGATATCAATGATCCTAAATATGCTGAAGCGCAGGCTGTGGTTAAGAAATTCTACGAAGAAGCTAAACCATTCTATGAAAAGGCTAGAGCTTTGAAACCTGATCAACAAGATTTATGGTTGCAGGGGCTTTATAGAGTTTATTATAACTTAAATATGGGACCTGAATTTGAAGAAATCGATAAACTGATGAAGTAA
- the gyrA gene encoding DNA gyrase subunit A, translated as MLEQDRIIKINIEEEMKSSYIDYSMSVIVSRALPDVRDGFKPVHRRILYGMMELGNTSDKPYKKSARIVGEVLGKYHPHGDFSVYFAMVRMAQEWAMRYPLVDGQGNFGSVDGDSPAAMRYTEARLNKLGEAMMDDLYKETVDFEPNFDNTLVEPKVMPTRIPNLLVNGASGIAVGMATNMPPHNLSEVIEACEAYIDNPEITVEELMEFVKAPDFPTGGFIYGVSGVREAYLTGRGRVIMRAKAEIESGQTHDKIVITEIPYNVNKAELIKYIADLVNDKKIEGISNANDESDRDGMRIVIDIKRDANASVVLNKLYKMTALQTSFGVNNVALVHGRPKTLNLRDLIKYFIEHRHEVVIRRTQFDLRKAKERAHILEGLIIASDNIDEVIRIIRAAKTPNDAITGLIERFNLTEIQARAIVEMRLRQLTGLMQDQLHAEYEEIMKQISYLESILADDEVCRQVMKNELLEVKTKYGDERRSEIVYSSEEFNPEDFYADDQMIITISHMGYIKRTPLTEFRAQNRGGVGSKGTETRDEDFVEHIYPATMHNTMMFFTQKGKCYWLKVYEIPEGTKNSKGRAIQNLLNIDSDDNVTAYLRVKSLEDSEFINSHYVLFCTKKGVIKKTLLEQYSRPRQNGVNAITIREDDSVIEVRMTNGNNEIIIANRNGRAIRFHEAAVRVMGRTATGVRGITLDNDGQDEVVGMICIKDLETESVMVVSEQGYGKRSEIEDYRKTNRGGKGVKTMNITEKTGKLVTIKSVTDENDLMIINKSGITIRLKVADVRIMGRATQGVRLINLEKRNDQIGSVCKVMTESLEDEIPAEEAEGTIVSDPNADAPDIADAADVNENESNNEIEE; from the coding sequence ATGCTTGAACAAGACAGAATTATAAAGATTAACATCGAGGAGGAAATGAAGTCATCGTACATTGACTACTCCATGTCGGTCATCGTTTCACGTGCCCTTCCGGATGTTAGAGATGGATTTAAGCCTGTTCACCGTAGAATTTTATACGGAATGATGGAATTGGGCAATACTTCAGACAAACCTTATAAGAAATCAGCCAGAATCGTGGGTGAGGTACTTGGTAAGTACCATCCTCATGGAGATTTTTCTGTTTATTTTGCAATGGTGCGTATGGCTCAGGAATGGGCAATGCGTTATCCTTTGGTAGATGGACAGGGAAATTTTGGTTCTGTAGACGGTGATAGCCCTGCAGCTATGCGTTATACAGAAGCTCGTCTTAATAAGTTGGGTGAAGCAATGATGGATGACCTGTATAAGGAAACCGTCGATTTTGAGCCTAACTTTGATAATACGCTGGTAGAACCTAAAGTTATGCCAACACGTATCCCGAATCTTCTGGTGAACGGAGCATCCGGTATCGCTGTAGGTATGGCTACCAATATGCCTCCTCATAATCTTTCGGAAGTAATTGAAGCATGTGAGGCATATATTGATAATCCGGAAATAACGGTAGAGGAACTGATGGAATTTGTCAAAGCACCAGATTTCCCTACTGGCGGGTTTATATATGGTGTGAGTGGTGTACGCGAGGCATATTTGACTGGGCGAGGACGTGTAATTATGCGTGCGAAAGCCGAAATCGAAAGCGGACAGACACATGATAAGATCGTAATAACCGAGATTCCTTATAATGTAAATAAGGCCGAGTTGATTAAGTATATAGCTGATCTTGTAAATGATAAGAAAATAGAAGGTATCTCAAATGCCAATGATGAGTCTGACCGTGACGGTATGCGTATTGTTATTGACATAAAACGTGATGCAAATGCAAGTGTAGTGTTGAACAAACTCTATAAAATGACAGCTTTGCAGACATCTTTTGGCGTAAACAATGTTGCTTTGGTTCATGGACGTCCAAAAACGTTGAATCTGAGAGATTTAATTAAATATTTCATCGAACATAGGCACGAAGTTGTTATTCGTCGTACTCAGTTCGATCTTCGTAAAGCGAAAGAGCGTGCGCACATTCTTGAAGGTTTGATAATTGCTTCGGATAATATCGACGAAGTAATTCGTATCATTCGTGCAGCAAAAACTCCTAATGACGCTATAACAGGCTTGATTGAACGATTCAACCTGACAGAAATTCAGGCTCGCGCAATTGTAGAAATGCGTTTGCGTCAATTGACAGGTCTGATGCAGGATCAGCTTCATGCGGAATACGAAGAAATAATGAAGCAGATCTCTTATTTGGAAAGTATTTTGGCGGATGATGAAGTATGTCGTCAGGTAATGAAAAATGAATTGTTGGAAGTTAAAACGAAATATGGAGATGAACGTCGTTCTGAAATCGTTTATTCTTCAGAAGAGTTTAATCCAGAAGACTTCTATGCAGATGATCAGATGATTATTACAATTTCTCATATGGGTTATATCAAACGTACTCCGTTGACTGAATTCCGTGCACAAAATCGTGGGGGAGTAGGCTCGAAAGGTACGGAAACCCGTGATGAAGACTTTGTAGAACATATCTATCCTGCTACCATGCACAATACCATGATGTTCTTTACCCAAAAAGGTAAGTGCTATTGGCTGAAAGTATATGAAATACCTGAGGGAACGAAGAATTCTAAGGGACGTGCTATTCAGAACTTGTTGAATATTGATTCAGACGATAATGTAACTGCATACTTACGTGTGAAGAGTTTGGAGGATTCTGAGTTTATTAATAGCCATTATGTATTGTTCTGTACTAAGAAAGGTGTAATAAAGAAGACATTACTTGAACAGTATTCTCGTCCTCGTCAGAATGGTGTAAATGCCATAACTATCCGTGAAGATGACAGCGTTATTGAAGTTCGTATGACGAATGGAAACAATGAAATCATCATTGCCAACCGTAATGGACGTGCAATTCGTTTCCATGAAGCCGCAGTTCGTGTGATGGGACGTACAGCAACAGGTGTACGCGGTATTACATTGGATAATGACGGTCAGGATGAAGTAGTAGGAATGATTTGTATCAAAGATTTGGAGACAGAATCTGTGATGGTAGTTTCTGAACAAGGATATGGCAAACGTTCTGAAATAGAAGACTATCGTAAGACGAACCGTGGCGGTAAGGGTGTGAAGACCATGAATATTACCGAAAAAACAGGTAAGTTGGTAACAATCAAGTCGGTAACCGATGAAAATGACTTGATGATTATCAATAAGTCTGGTATCACCATTCGCTTGAAAGTAGCTGATGTTCGTATTATGGGCCGTGCTACTCAAGGCGTTCGTCTGATAAATCTAGAAAAACGTAACGATCAGATTGGTTCGGTATGTAAGGTTATGACAGAAAGTCTTGAAGATGAAATTCCGGCAGAAGAAGCAGAAGGAACAATCGTGAGTGATCCGAATGCTGATGCTCCTGATATTGCTGATGCAGCAGACGTAAATGAAAACGAAAGCAACAACGAAATCGAGGAATAG